A single genomic interval of Zunongwangia sp. HGR-M22 harbors:
- a CDS encoding M1 family metallopeptidase translates to MKKLILSLAILATAVAQAQNNTSYWQQHVDYNMDVDMDVENYQYTGTQELVYTNNSPDTLNRVFYHMFFNAFQPGSEMDSRLQSIKDPDGRMVNNKGDRQNPDFESRIAKLKEDEIGYLRATSLTQDGKEVTMQDEETILVVNLAEPILPGESTTFKMEFEGQVPVQIRRSGRNNADGVALSMTQWYPKLAEYDFEGWHADPYIAREFHSVWGDFDVTINIDKDYILGGTGVLQNPKEIGYGYEEEGSKVKRKGKKLAWNFKAEKVHDFAWAADPEFIHDKLETESGVTLHFLYKDDPKVKDAWERIQPETAKLLAFFNEHIGPYPWPQYSIIQGGDGGMEYAMCTLITGGEDYNSLLGTTAHEFAHSWFQQLLGTNESEHPWMDEGFTTYISGLAQKTIKGTSGNPVSGSYRGYNYIATSGAEQPQTTHGDRYDINTAYSIAAYSKGSVFLAQLGYIIGEENLAKTLNRYYDEWKFKHPTPNDFIRVAEKVSGAELHWYLTDWTQTTNQIDYAINSVEETQNGTKITLERKGLMPMPVEVTVTMNDGSQKLYYMPLRMMRWEKPAEGDVERQIKEDWPWAMSTYNLEIDTPKAAIKSIEIDESKLMADVNRSNNTYGEVDSE, encoded by the coding sequence ATGAAAAAACTGATTTTAAGTTTGGCTATTTTGGCCACTGCCGTTGCACAGGCACAAAACAATACGAGTTATTGGCAACAACATGTAGACTACAATATGGATGTAGATATGGATGTTGAAAACTACCAATATACCGGAACTCAAGAATTGGTATATACAAACAATTCTCCAGATACATTAAACAGAGTTTTTTACCATATGTTTTTTAATGCTTTCCAACCAGGAAGCGAAATGGATAGCCGCCTACAGTCTATAAAGGATCCAGATGGTAGAATGGTAAATAACAAAGGAGATCGCCAAAATCCGGATTTCGAGAGTAGAATCGCTAAGTTAAAAGAAGACGAAATTGGTTATTTAAGAGCCACTTCTTTAACTCAAGATGGTAAAGAAGTAACGATGCAAGATGAAGAAACAATTCTTGTAGTGAATCTTGCTGAACCAATTTTACCTGGAGAATCTACCACTTTTAAAATGGAATTTGAAGGACAGGTTCCTGTTCAGATAAGAAGATCTGGAAGAAATAATGCCGATGGTGTTGCACTTTCTATGACGCAGTGGTATCCTAAATTAGCCGAATATGATTTTGAAGGATGGCATGCAGATCCTTATATCGCCAGAGAATTTCATAGTGTTTGGGGAGATTTTGATGTAACTATCAACATCGATAAAGATTATATTCTTGGTGGTACAGGAGTTTTACAAAACCCTAAAGAAATTGGTTATGGTTATGAAGAAGAAGGAAGCAAAGTAAAGCGTAAAGGCAAAAAATTAGCATGGAATTTTAAAGCTGAAAAAGTGCATGATTTTGCATGGGCTGCAGATCCAGAATTTATTCACGATAAACTGGAAACTGAAAGCGGAGTAACGCTTCACTTTTTATACAAAGATGATCCAAAAGTTAAAGACGCCTGGGAAAGAATTCAGCCAGAAACAGCTAAATTATTAGCTTTTTTTAATGAACATATTGGTCCTTATCCATGGCCACAATATTCAATTATACAAGGAGGTGATGGTGGTATGGAGTATGCGATGTGTACTTTAATTACTGGTGGTGAAGACTACAATAGTCTATTAGGAACTACCGCGCACGAATTTGCTCATTCTTGGTTTCAGCAACTGTTAGGAACTAACGAATCTGAGCATCCATGGATGGACGAAGGTTTTACAACCTACATTTCTGGATTAGCTCAAAAAACAATAAAAGGTACTTCTGGTAACCCAGTTTCAGGATCTTATAGAGGTTATAACTATATCGCAACATCTGGTGCTGAACAACCTCAAACCACGCATGGCGATCGCTATGATATTAATACCGCATATTCGATTGCTGCTTATAGTAAAGGTTCGGTGTTCTTAGCGCAACTTGGTTATATTATTGGGGAAGAGAATCTAGCCAAAACTTTAAATCGTTATTATGACGAATGGAAATTTAAACATCCAACACCAAACGATTTTATTAGAGTTGCTGAAAAGGTTTCTGGAGCCGAATTACATTGGTATTTAACTGATTGGACCCAGACTACCAACCAAATCGATTATGCAATCAATAGTGTTGAAGAGACGCAAAACGGAACTAAAATTACTTTAGAAAGAAAAGGATTAATGCCAATGCCTGTTGAAGTAACCGTTACAATGAACGATGGTAGCCAGAAATTATATTATATGCCTTTGCGTATGATGCGTTGGGAAAAACCAGCAGAAGGTGATGTAGAACGCCAAATAAAAGAAGATTGGCCTTGGGCTATGTCTACTTACAATTTAGAGATTGATACGCCAAAAGCAGCTATTAAATCTATAGAAATTGATGAATCTAAGCTTATGGCAGATGTAAACCGTAGTAATAATACTTACGGCGAAGTAGATTCAGAATAA
- a CDS encoding S8 family serine peptidase, translating to MNYLTEMKIPFYKPLLAATSAAILASCGSSAPTIVSTPIENIDTIPLKVTALTDAQFKNWPETDLISDTIPGMSINKAYSEIIKNQKGTKVIVGVIDSGTDIEHEDLKNVIWTNTDEIPGNGIDDDNNGYIDDVHGWNFLGEAVDENLEFVRIYRDLKPKYEGKSASNVSDANREEFILYKEAEAEFEKKMNEAQQNLSQYQQIKSQLVSAHQAVSSQLGKEDYTTEELRAMQATAQPLNQYKAMLLQIQQNVNENIPTAIEELDGALDYYSDQVEVNLNLELNGRAIVGDDPNDINDRDYGNNNVMGPEADKKNIKHGTHVAGIIAAQRNNGIGMNGVANNVEIMAVRAVPNGDEYDKDIALAIRYAVDNGAKVINTSFGKYFSTHPDWVRDAIKYAADNDVLIVNAAGNESVNLDEEMVYPNDQTPDMPQEISDNFLTVGALNYDYGSDLVAGFSNYGKKNVDVFAPGSKIWSTTPNNEYEYLQGTSMASPEVAGVAAMIRSYFPKLTAPQVKKIIMDSGLPVKTNVIVGGDRLNTQQFSELSTSGKIVNLYNALILASKVSK from the coding sequence ATGAATTATTTAACTGAAATGAAGATTCCATTTTATAAACCTTTATTGGCTGCTACCTCAGCAGCCATTCTTGCGTCTTGCGGTAGCAGCGCGCCAACGATTGTTTCAACCCCAATAGAGAACATCGATACTATTCCGCTTAAAGTAACTGCGCTTACCGATGCTCAGTTTAAAAATTGGCCAGAAACCGATTTGATTAGCGATACCATTCCGGGAATGAGTATTAACAAAGCCTATTCAGAAATTATAAAAAATCAAAAAGGCACTAAAGTCATTGTTGGTGTTATTGATAGCGGAACTGATATTGAACACGAAGACCTTAAAAATGTTATTTGGACGAATACCGATGAAATTCCAGGTAACGGAATAGATGATGATAATAACGGATATATCGACGATGTTCATGGTTGGAACTTTTTAGGTGAAGCAGTAGATGAAAATCTAGAATTTGTTAGAATTTACAGAGATTTAAAACCAAAATACGAAGGAAAATCTGCAAGTAATGTAAGCGATGCTAACCGCGAAGAATTTATTTTATACAAAGAAGCTGAAGCTGAATTTGAAAAGAAAATGAATGAAGCACAGCAGAATTTATCACAATACCAACAAATAAAATCTCAATTAGTTTCTGCACACCAGGCGGTTTCTTCACAATTAGGAAAAGAAGATTATACCACTGAAGAACTTCGCGCAATGCAGGCAACAGCACAGCCGCTAAATCAATACAAAGCGATGTTGCTTCAGATTCAGCAAAATGTAAATGAAAATATTCCTACAGCTATTGAAGAATTGGATGGCGCATTAGATTATTATTCAGATCAAGTAGAAGTAAATCTAAACCTAGAGCTTAACGGAAGAGCTATTGTAGGTGACGATCCTAATGATATTAACGATCGAGATTACGGAAATAATAACGTGATGGGGCCAGAAGCTGATAAAAAGAATATCAAACACGGTACACACGTTGCCGGGATTATTGCCGCCCAAAGAAATAACGGCATCGGTATGAATGGCGTTGCCAATAACGTTGAAATTATGGCGGTAAGAGCTGTACCAAACGGGGATGAATATGATAAAGATATTGCTTTGGCAATTCGATATGCCGTAGATAATGGTGCTAAAGTTATTAATACCAGTTTTGGTAAATATTTCTCTACACATCCAGATTGGGTAAGAGATGCTATTAAATATGCTGCCGATAATGATGTATTAATTGTTAATGCAGCGGGTAACGAAAGTGTAAATTTGGATGAAGAAATGGTTTATCCAAACGATCAAACGCCAGATATGCCTCAGGAAATTAGTGATAATTTTCTAACAGTAGGTGCTTTAAATTATGATTATGGATCTGATTTGGTAGCCGGTTTTTCTAACTACGGAAAGAAAAACGTAGATGTATTTGCTCCCGGAAGCAAAATCTGGTCTACTACACCAAATAATGAATACGAATATTTGCAAGGTACATCAATGGCTTCTCCAGAGGTTGCAGGAGTAGCTGCGATGATTAGATCTTATTTTCCTAAATTAACAGCTCCACAGGTTAAGAAGATTATTATGGATAGTGGTTTACCTGTAAAAACCAATGTAATTGTTGGCGGAGATCGATTAAACACTCAGCAATTTAGTGAGCTTTCAACCTCTGGTAAAATCGTTAATTTATACAACGCTTTAATTTTAGCGTCTAAAGTTTCTAAATAA